One Dermacentor andersoni chromosome 6, qqDerAnde1_hic_scaffold, whole genome shotgun sequence genomic window carries:
- the LOC129382297 gene encoding solute carrier family 22 member 7-like: MALFLRRRLAALDLDTSESFDCFDAIGHGVYQQRLLFLSFVLSFLVHVNILSFYLISGDVDHWCRPPPDWTMSVAAWRNSAIPLEADGSPSQCSVYKNPADPNDTDVVACDHWDYDPKNEKKTIVSSWNLVCHRRFLITVIQLVYITGSVVLPSIAGYLADSVGRRPLLLMFTAALIVGTCGSCFADTYVLYVWIRFVISGCSGAAALVSCMLAFEVTRDEYRTTYTVAVTLSAVLLSELWYDMVRQLSLDKFLLQAIFLAPTVVALSAFWFADESVRWLIFSRNMASAEAVMLAAAKMNNVPLPTTACLLNKLKAEALKSEERLKTLPINGENSWANYIPTRALFMFLTYFSATFTYIVLLQSSLKTPDSWARWLSLPSHMLTTLLAYTLIGRVRPLELLIRSCGLLGGLVCLLSVTIGGPIAVLAQLLVIPAEAFALAVNVLAGVCVCEVFPTPVRGTALGWSFGIGRVGGVCATFASALRNVGREDAALATAACMMFLSLAALIRMPGKNTGPTINLRRVSATGSMSLDHMKMTLEPLAYRKHDRRRASYDSRRSNISLSSRRHSDF; the protein is encoded by the coding sequence ATGGCTCTTTTCTTGCGAAGACGCTTGGCTGCCCTCGACTTGGACACAAGTGAATCCTTTGACTGCTTCGATGCGATCGGGCACGGCGTGTACCAGCAGCGCCTGCTCTTTCTCAGTTTCGTCCTTTCATTCCTCGTGCACGTCAACATACTCTCCTTCTATCTCATATCGGGAGACGTTGACCACTGGTGTCGGCCGCCGCCTGACTGGACTATGTCCGTCGCCGCCTGGAGGAACTCAGCCATCCCTCTGGAGGCGGACGGCAGTCCCAGCCAGTGCTCCGTCTACAAGAATCCGGCAGACCCGAACGACACCGACGTGGTCGCTTGCGATCACTGGGACTACGATCCGAAGAACGAGAAAAAGACCATCGTGAGCTCTTGGAACCTGGTATGCCATCGGCGGTTTCTGATCACGGTCATACAGCTCGTGTACATCACCGGTTCCGTCGTGCTGCCCAGTATTGCCGGCTACCTGGCGGACAGCGTCGGCCGCCGGCCCTTGCTCCTGATGTTCACCGCCGCGCTCATTGTGGGGACGTGCGGCAGCTGCTTTGCCGATACGTACGTTTTGTACGTCTGGATCAGGTTCGTCATCTCCGGCTGTTCGGGCGCCGCTGCCCTGGTGTCCTGCATGCTCGCGTTCGAGGTGACCAGAGACGAGTACCGAACGACGTACACTGTTGCGGTCACTCTTTCGGCCGTCTTGCTCTCTGAACTGTGGTACGACATGGTCAGGCAACTCAGCCTCGATAAGTTCCTGCTCCAGGCGATCTTCTTGGCGCCCACAGTCGTTGCACTCAGCGCGTTCTGGTTCGCCGATGAGTCTGTACGATGGCTCATATTTAGCAGAAACATGGCGTCGGCGGAAGCAGTCATGCTGGCGGCCGCGAAGATGAACAACGTTCCGCTGCCAACTACGGCCTGTCTGCTAAACAAGCTAAAGGCGGAGGCGCTCAAGAGCGAGGAGCGTCTCAAAACGTTGCCGATAAATGGCGAAAATTCATGGGCGAATTACATACCTACTCGAGCGCTCTTCATGTTCCTCACATATTTCTCCGCAACATTCACGTACATTGTGCTGCTCCAGTCGTCCTTGAAGACTCCCGACTCGTGGGCCCGTTGGCTGTCGCTACCCAGCCACATGCTGACGACTCTGCTCGCATACACACTCATAGGTCGGGTAAGACCTCTTGAGCTGCTCATACGAAGCTGCGGTCTCCTCGGCGGCCTCGTCTGCCTACTCAGCGTGACCATCGGAGGCCCGATAGCGGTGCTCGCGCAGCTGTTGGTTATCCCAGCCGAGGCCTTTGCACTGGCGGTCAATGTCTTGGCAGGTGTCTGTGTGTGCGAGGTGTTCCCGACTCCCGTACGTGGCACTGCATTGGGCTGGTCCTTCGGCATCGGCCGAGTGGGAGGCGTCTGCGCCACGTTCGCGTCAGCCCTGAGGAACGTCGGTCGTGAGGACGCCGCGTTGGCCACGGCGGCTTGCATGATGTTCCTCTCGCTGGCGGCGCTCATCCGGATGCCGGGAAAAAACACGGGCCCCACGATCAACTTACGGAGGGTCTCCGCCACGGGCAGCATGAGCCTGGATCACATGAAAATGACGCTGGAGCCCCTTGCTTACCGGAAGCACGATAGGAGGCGAGCCAGCTATGACAGTAGGAGGTCCAACATTTCGCTCTCTTCTCGAAGGCACAGTGACTTTTAA